Proteins found in one Ptychodera flava strain L36383 chromosome 3, AS_Pfla_20210202, whole genome shotgun sequence genomic segment:
- the LOC139129751 gene encoding uncharacterized protein has protein sequence MKFQGTLMVLLLVVSICNAEKYPVTIAQGDTTYEGLVEVNVDKGEEIYKTGYTVPEDGSEPKTGLDAPYIVRDVYEKIDATVDEDKGVCYLSAYDATEEISPENLQNDLEMSDGQKVDDDKIVNTQEVEIIEEPIEDILSVSSVIGSHCADKTAYLTVVTKEKTTCDGTQCELGETQAQASCLKWIIEKVFRWIWRCLSSCFRVRIEEKRRVCIRWG, from the exons ATGAAGTTTCAAGGCACTCTGATGGTTCTACTTCTGGTCGTCTCAATATGTAATGCTGAG AAATACCCGGTTACCATTGCACAAGGCGACACGACCTACGAAGGTTTGGTTGAAGTCAACGTCGACAAGGGCGAGGAGATCTACAAGACAGGCTACACTGTGCCTGAAGATGGTTCCGAGCCAAAGACCGGTCTAGATGCGCCGTACATAGTGCGCGACGTCTATGAG AAAATTGACGCCACTGTTGATGAAGACAAAGGAGTCTGTTATCTGTCTGCATACGATGCAACCGAAGAAATCAGCCCCGAGAATCTTCAGAATGATCTAGAAATGTCAGAC GGTCAGAAAGTTGATGACGACAAGATAGTAAATACGCAGGAAGTTGAGATCATTGAAGAGCCAATCGAAGACATTTTGTCAGTCTCGTCTGTGATTGGTTCACACTGTGCTGACAAGACAGCTTATTTGACCGTGGTCACAAAGGAGAAAACGACCTGTGATGGCACTCAGTGCGAATTAGGAGAAACTCAAGCCCAGG cttCGTGCCTCAAATGGATCATCGAGAAAGTGTTCAGATGGATATGGAGATGCCTTTCCTCCTGCTTTCGCGTGAGAATTGAGGAAAAGAGAAGGGTTTGTATCAGATGGGGTTAA
- the LOC139128387 gene encoding medium-chain acyl-CoA ligase ACSF2, mitochondrial-like, giving the protein MTSDKYPEREAITYYPKNGDVIRISFKELRQQVDGFAKGLIKLGLQKGEKLGIVVGRRYEYIAAYMGAVKAGLVAVRHFPSLKADLLVAQISKVGSAALVIDGDALAVIRNAVPGVEEGLVPCCLQPLPSVRCFINIDSMEKKGACYPLREIGGSELQSLENEIQPDNPAVIFFTSGSTGIWKAAVHSHSAIVECSISISEIHADINEGHPGCHLCVVHMYPVSAEALFAPVLTAGDRLVLPESVNVQTFLYTLQKERCTSTVIYPTYALEIINLTEKHDFYSLKLALIGGIILLLPVLEKLKKVLTPNIQNSYGMTEALLVTSHVPTDPIDGRVQNVGRPIPHSEIKLVNENFRTVAVNTEGEICVRGPNVFKYYHGDEDKTSRVKTQTGWFMTGDVGVMLDDGRIRHLGRKDDCIKKKILKIYPMEIERHLVGHSKVQLCQAVAVPDEKFVNEVCLCVVLRPDMVCTEEEIMGILKEKLDELRVPKHILFFDSFPTTEREKISRKRVAEMAVERLKL; this is encoded by the coding sequence ATGACCAGCGACAAATATccagaaagagaagcaataaCTTACTATCCAAAGAATGGTGACGTCATACGCATAAGCTTCAAGGAACTGAGACAACAAGTAGATGGGTTCGCCAAGGGGCTGATAAAACTTGGTCTACAGAAAGGTGAAAAGTTAGGAATAGTGGTTGGCAGAAGATATGAGTACATCGCGGCTTACATGGGAGCCGTAAAGGCAGGTCTTGTCGCTGTCAGACATTTTCCTTCACTAAAGGCCGATCTACTGGTAGCGCAAATAAGCAAAGTTGGCTCGGCGGCCTTGGTCATCGACGGTGATGCTCTGGCCGTTATCCGTAATGCGGTTCCAGGAGTTGAAGAAGGCCTTGTTCCATGTTGTCTTCAGCCTCTTCCAAGTGTTCGCTGTTTCATCAACATCGATTCCATGGAAAAGAAGGGGGCTTGCTATCCCTTAAGAGAAATCGGAGGCTCGGAACTGCAAAGTTTGGAAAACGAAATTCAGCCAGATAACCCTGCTGTTATCTTTTTTACTTCCGGCAGTACTGGAATTTGGAAAGCTGCAGTTCACAGTCACAGCGCCATCGTCGAATGTTCAATTTCTATATCCGAAATTCATGCAGACATAAATGAGGGGCATCCTGGCTGCCACCTTTGTGTTGTGCACATGTATCCAGTTTCAGCTGAAGCCTTGTTTGCACCAGTGTTAACGGCTGGAGATAGGCTTGTTTTGCCTGAATCAGTTAATGTGCAGACATTTCTTTATACTTTGCAGAAAGAACGTTGTACATCTACAGTTATTTATCCAACTTATGCACTTGAAATTATCAACCTCACTGAAAAGCACGACTTTTACTCTTTGAAATTAGCACTCATCGGAGGAATTATTCTACTCTTGCCCGTTctagaaaaattaaagaaagttCTGACTCCAAATATACAAAACTCATATGGGATGACAGAAGCGTTACTTGTGACATCTCACGTTCCTACCGACCCCATCGATGGAAGAGTCCAAAATGTTGGACGGCCAATTCCACATTCAGAAATCAAACTGGTGAACGAGAACTTCAGAACTGTAGCAGTCAACACGGAAGGAGAAATCTGCGTCCGCGGCCCTAACGTATTCAAGTACTACCATGGTGACGAAGACAAGACTTCGAGAGTGAAAACTCAAACAGGATGGTTTATGACTGGAGATGTTGGAGTTATGCTCGATGACGGCAGAATTAGGCATCTTGGGAGAAAAGATGATTGtattaagaaaaaaatattgaaaatctaTCCTATGGAAATAGAGAGGCATCTAGTTGGTCACTCTAAGGTGCAACTGTGCCAAGCAGTAGCTGTCCCAGACGAGAAATTTGTGAATGAGGTTTGTCTGTGCGTGGTACTGAGACCAGACATGGTGTGTACAGAAGAAGAAATAATGGGCATCTTGAAGGAAAAGCTAGATGAACTTCGCGTTCCAAAGCATATTCTTTTCTTTGATAGCTTTCCTACTACTGAGAGAGAGAAAATCTCGCGCAAGAGGGTGGCAGAGATGGCTGTTGAAAGACTTAAGTTATGA